The following proteins are co-located in the Corynebacterium aquilae DSM 44791 genome:
- a CDS encoding decaprenylphospho-beta-D-erythro-pentofuranosid-2-ulose 2-reductase, producing MLNAVGKPNTVLLLGGTSDIGRAIAAEFSPERVILAARQSSPRVQEATAELESRGITVETIDFDATDFDSHPQVLGAAFERDIDVAIVAFGSLGDNEELWQDQQKAVASAQLNYTGAVSVGTLLGQLMKRQGHGTIVAMSSVAGVKVRRSNFVYGSTKAGFDGFYTQLGEALRGTGVRVLVVRPGQVRTKMTDGLKDAPLTVDRDDVAKAVVKAVADGKDVVWVHPAFQYVAMVLQHIPRAIMRKLPI from the coding sequence ATGCTCAACGCAGTAGGAAAACCCAACACCGTGCTGCTACTCGGCGGCACCAGCGACATCGGCCGCGCCATCGCCGCCGAATTCTCCCCCGAGCGCGTCATCCTCGCCGCCCGCCAATCCTCCCCCCGCGTGCAGGAAGCCACCGCCGAACTCGAAAGCCGCGGCATCACCGTGGAAACCATCGACTTCGACGCCACCGACTTCGACTCCCACCCCCAGGTGCTCGGCGCCGCCTTCGAACGCGACATCGACGTCGCCATCGTGGCCTTCGGCTCCCTCGGCGACAACGAAGAACTCTGGCAGGACCAGCAAAAAGCAGTAGCCTCCGCGCAGCTGAACTACACCGGCGCCGTATCGGTCGGCACGCTGCTGGGACAGCTGATGAAACGCCAAGGCCACGGCACCATCGTCGCCATGAGCTCGGTGGCTGGCGTGAAGGTGCGCCGCTCCAACTTCGTCTACGGCTCCACCAAGGCCGGCTTCGACGGTTTCTACACCCAGCTCGGCGAAGCGCTGCGCGGCACCGGAGTCCGCGTCCTCGTGGTGCGCCCCGGCCAGGTCCGCACCAAAATGACCGACGGCCTCAAAGACGCCCCCCTGACCGTCGACCGCGACGACGTGGCCAAAGCCGTCGTCAAGGCCGTCGCCGACGGCAAGGACGTCGTCTGGGTCCACCCCGCCTTCCAGTACGTCGCGATGGTGCTTCAGCACATCCCGCGCGCTATCATGCGCAAGTTGCCTATCTAG
- a CDS encoding FAD-binding oxidoreductase, whose amino-acid sequence MTNTFHGLNVAPERLTGWGRTAPSTADVLRPHDPEDVIKAVTSVAEQKESGYHRGIIARGMGRSYGDPAQNAGGLVVDMTTLNTIHSIDEANAIVDVDGGVTLDQLMKAALPYGLWVPVLPGTRQVTIGGAIGPDIHGKNHHSAGSFGNHVVSMELLVADGRVLHLEPEGSTDDPDGSLFWATVGGMGLTGIILRAKIKMTRTETAYFIADGDLTPNLDATIEFHSDGSESNYTYSSAWFDAISPEPKLGRAAISRGSLATLAQLEELAPKLAKEPLKFNAPQLVTVPDIFPNFTMNKLSMIAVGELWWLKSGEYKNKVQNLTQFYQPLDLIGEWNRGYGKKGFLQYQFIVPREAVEPFKDIIRDIQASGHYSALNVFKLFGEGNRAPLSFPMPGWNVCVDFPIKPGLREFLEDLDRRVMEFGGRLYLAKESRTSAQAFHQMYPGMQGWLDTRNAIDPNGVFASDMSRRLELR is encoded by the coding sequence ATGACCAACACCTTCCACGGTCTCAACGTCGCACCCGAACGCCTGACCGGCTGGGGGCGCACCGCACCGTCCACCGCCGACGTGCTGCGCCCCCACGACCCCGAAGACGTCATCAAGGCAGTGACCTCCGTCGCTGAGCAAAAAGAATCCGGCTACCACCGCGGCATCATCGCCCGCGGCATGGGCCGCTCCTACGGCGACCCCGCCCAAAACGCCGGCGGCCTCGTCGTCGACATGACGACCCTGAACACCATCCACTCCATCGACGAAGCCAACGCCATCGTCGACGTCGACGGTGGCGTCACCCTCGACCAGCTGATGAAAGCCGCCCTGCCCTACGGGCTGTGGGTCCCCGTCCTGCCCGGCACCCGCCAAGTCACCATCGGCGGCGCCATCGGCCCCGACATCCACGGCAAAAACCACCACTCCGCCGGCTCCTTCGGCAACCACGTGGTCTCCATGGAACTGCTCGTCGCCGACGGGCGCGTCCTCCACCTCGAACCCGAAGGCAGCACCGACGACCCCGACGGCTCCCTGTTCTGGGCCACCGTCGGCGGCATGGGGCTGACCGGCATCATCCTGCGCGCCAAAATCAAAATGACCCGCACGGAAACCGCCTACTTCATCGCCGACGGCGACCTCACCCCCAACCTGGACGCCACCATCGAGTTCCACTCCGACGGCTCCGAATCCAACTACACCTACTCCTCCGCCTGGTTCGACGCCATCTCGCCCGAGCCGAAACTCGGCCGCGCCGCCATCTCCCGCGGCTCCCTGGCCACCCTGGCCCAACTGGAAGAACTCGCCCCCAAACTGGCCAAAGAACCCCTCAAGTTCAACGCCCCCCAGCTGGTCACCGTGCCGGACATCTTCCCCAACTTCACCATGAACAAGCTATCCATGATCGCCGTCGGTGAACTGTGGTGGCTCAAGTCCGGCGAATACAAAAACAAGGTGCAAAACCTCACGCAGTTCTACCAGCCGCTCGACCTGATCGGCGAATGGAACCGCGGCTACGGCAAAAAGGGCTTCCTGCAATACCAGTTCATCGTGCCGCGCGAAGCCGTCGAACCCTTCAAGGACATCATCCGCGACATCCAAGCCTCCGGCCACTACAGCGCACTGAACGTGTTCAAACTGTTCGGCGAAGGCAACCGCGCACCCCTGTCCTTCCCCATGCCCGGCTGGAACGTCTGCGTCGACTTCCCCATCAAGCCCGGACTGCGCGAATTCCTCGAAGACCTCGACCGCCGCGTCATGGAATTCGGCGGCCGCCTCTACCTGGCCAAAGAATCCCGCACCTCCGCGCAAGCCTTCCACCAGATGTACCCCGGCATGCAAGGCTGGCTCGACACCCGCAACGCCATCGACCCCAACGGGGTCTTCGCCTCCGACATGTCGCGCCGCCTCGAACTGCGCTAA
- a CDS encoding arabinosyltransferase domain-containing protein: MSYEGPSVSLPKIKFVAIFSGIAGFLLFVLTPFLPVVQHQSSIDWPQENMGSISAPLISYVPENIEADIPLPPGQLNPGQTMVFGTLPPDSKDATTRGLFVRVSDGGLDVVARDKVPFELTKNQLENLPAGSVMHISSSHEATTITIDGTNFEGSVDSDERPQFTGIYTELSDVAAAKQAGLSAHVEINSRFTSSPSLIKYGAMFLGTLLTVISLWALHRMDVLDGRTTKRMLPPGWYKPRAVDLAVFGGLGYWYIFGANTSDDGYLLTMARVSHHAEYMANYYRWFGVPESPFGAPYYDLLGVMAQISTSSVFMRLPELVAAVITWLIISREVLPRLGQKIAARPLAQWTAVFSFLGFWMVYNNGLRPEPVIAMGALLTWVSIERAIATSRLLPAAIGVIIATISLGAGPTGLMAVAALLAGLSSLIRIVVRRRELVGSWSVLAMCAPFLASGTAILMAVFGDQTLATVLESIRVRSAKGPSLVWYDEWVRYETLMTQNVDGSFPRRFAVLMMFFCLAIVLATVLRNGRVPGAAVGPSNRLMMVFFGTMFFMMFTPTKWSHHFGVYAGIGAGLAALAAVSVSAIAVKSARNRTLFIGATLFVLAISLAGINGWWYISSFGVPWWDKTIQYRHVEATNVMLLIALVVLAFGAFQSFQKDVADQTGHKVKRSMRFNGVLSAPITVVLALVVVFDMLSLGKGFVAMYPAYSVGLGNVRALAGNSCNLANDAMVETNTNDSFLTPIDGISLGDSLESDEVRGFGPNNVPSFIDTTGVDTSGASAGSIAGATDDDTASGDTSGQDTGTTGGLRREAGVNGSIANLPFDLDYKKVPMLGSYTEGPQFPAEAITSWYELPARSEDAPLVIVSAAGRIEHHDINGVYQNGQKLVLEYATKNGSSITNEGQLEPLDIGPSPSWRNLRFPLDRLPEDANVVRIKAVDNSLDPEQWLAFTPPRVPTLKSLNEVVGSEQPGLLDWSVALQFPCQRPFDHYVGVAEAPQFRISPDHAGKVTLSPWQDYAGGGVMGIAEAINTSVEVPAYLKDDWGRDWGSLERYRLRTNSRGVTPEQAEITVEDITRTGWWNPGPMKISDDNKD, encoded by the coding sequence ATGTCATATGAAGGACCCTCGGTGAGCTTGCCCAAGATCAAATTTGTGGCCATTTTCAGTGGCATAGCGGGTTTCCTGCTGTTTGTGTTGACCCCCTTTCTTCCCGTGGTGCAACACCAGTCCAGCATCGACTGGCCGCAGGAAAACATGGGCAGCATCAGCGCCCCGCTGATCTCCTATGTTCCGGAAAACATTGAGGCAGACATCCCGCTGCCCCCGGGCCAGCTCAACCCGGGACAAACCATGGTGTTCGGTACCCTGCCGCCGGACAGTAAAGACGCCACCACCCGTGGCCTGTTCGTGCGCGTGTCCGACGGGGGTCTCGACGTCGTCGCCCGCGACAAGGTGCCCTTCGAGCTGACGAAAAATCAGCTGGAGAACCTGCCGGCCGGCTCCGTCATGCACATCTCCTCCTCCCACGAAGCCACCACCATCACCATCGATGGCACCAACTTCGAGGGCAGCGTCGACAGCGATGAGCGCCCGCAGTTCACCGGCATCTACACCGAACTGTCCGACGTGGCTGCCGCCAAGCAGGCGGGGCTGAGCGCCCATGTGGAGATCAACTCCCGCTTCACCTCTTCCCCCTCGCTGATCAAGTACGGGGCCATGTTCCTGGGCACCCTGCTGACGGTGATTTCGCTGTGGGCTTTGCACCGCATGGATGTGCTTGATGGGCGCACCACCAAGCGGATGCTGCCGCCCGGCTGGTACAAGCCGCGCGCCGTGGACCTGGCGGTCTTCGGCGGCTTGGGCTACTGGTACATCTTCGGCGCCAACACCTCCGACGATGGCTACCTGTTGACCATGGCCCGGGTCAGCCACCATGCCGAATACATGGCGAACTACTACCGCTGGTTCGGCGTGCCGGAATCCCCCTTCGGCGCCCCCTACTACGACCTGCTGGGCGTGATGGCCCAGATCAGCACCTCCAGCGTGTTTATGCGCCTGCCGGAATTGGTCGCCGCCGTGATCACCTGGCTGATCATCTCCCGCGAGGTGCTGCCCCGCCTGGGGCAAAAGATTGCCGCCCGCCCGCTGGCGCAGTGGACCGCGGTGTTCTCCTTCCTGGGTTTCTGGATGGTGTACAACAACGGCCTGCGCCCGGAGCCGGTCATCGCCATGGGTGCGCTGTTGACCTGGGTGTCGATCGAACGCGCCATCGCCACCTCCCGACTGCTGCCCGCCGCCATCGGCGTCATCATCGCCACCATCTCCCTGGGTGCCGGCCCGACCGGCCTGATGGCAGTGGCTGCCCTGTTGGCTGGCCTGTCGAGCCTGATCCGCATCGTGGTGCGCCGCCGCGAGCTAGTGGGCTCCTGGTCGGTGCTGGCCATGTGCGCGCCGTTTTTGGCGTCCGGCACCGCCATCCTCATGGCTGTGTTCGGCGACCAGACCCTGGCGACCGTGCTGGAAAGTATCCGGGTGCGCTCCGCCAAGGGCCCCTCGCTGGTGTGGTACGACGAGTGGGTTCGCTACGAGACCCTGATGACCCAGAACGTCGACGGCTCCTTCCCGCGCCGCTTCGCCGTGCTGATGATGTTCTTCTGCCTGGCGATCGTGCTGGCCACGGTGCTGCGCAACGGCCGGGTGCCGGGCGCGGCCGTGGGCCCGTCCAACCGGCTGATGATGGTGTTCTTCGGCACCATGTTCTTCATGATGTTCACCCCGACGAAGTGGTCGCACCACTTCGGCGTGTACGCCGGCATCGGCGCCGGCCTGGCCGCCTTGGCGGCGGTGTCCGTCAGCGCGATCGCGGTGAAATCGGCCCGCAACCGCACCCTGTTCATCGGCGCCACCCTGTTCGTGCTGGCCATCAGCTTGGCCGGCATCAACGGCTGGTGGTACATCTCCTCCTTCGGTGTGCCGTGGTGGGATAAGACCATCCAGTACCGCCACGTTGAGGCCACTAATGTGATGCTGCTGATCGCCCTGGTGGTGCTGGCATTCGGTGCCTTCCAGTCCTTCCAGAAGGACGTCGCCGATCAGACCGGCCACAAGGTCAAGCGCTCTATGCGTTTCAACGGGGTGCTGTCCGCCCCGATCACCGTGGTGCTGGCGCTGGTGGTGGTGTTCGACATGCTCAGCCTGGGTAAGGGCTTCGTCGCCATGTACCCCGCCTACTCGGTGGGGCTTGGTAACGTGCGCGCCCTGGCCGGTAATTCCTGCAACCTGGCCAACGATGCGATGGTGGAAACCAACACCAACGACTCTTTCCTCACCCCCATCGATGGCATCAGCTTGGGCGATTCGCTGGAGTCGGATGAGGTGCGCGGTTTCGGCCCGAACAATGTGCCTAGCTTCATTGACACCACCGGGGTGGATACGTCCGGGGCGTCTGCTGGTTCCATTGCGGGCGCCACCGATGATGACACCGCCAGCGGAGACACCTCCGGCCAGGACACCGGCACCACCGGTGGTTTGCGCCGCGAGGCCGGTGTGAATGGTTCCATCGCGAACCTGCCCTTCGACCTGGACTACAAGAAGGTGCCGATGCTGGGCTCCTACACTGAGGGCCCCCAGTTCCCCGCCGAGGCGATTACTTCCTGGTACGAGCTGCCGGCACGCTCTGAGGATGCGCCGCTGGTGATTGTCAGCGCCGCCGGCCGTATTGAGCACCACGACATCAACGGCGTGTACCAAAACGGTCAGAAGCTGGTGTTGGAGTACGCCACGAAGAATGGTTCCTCCATCACCAATGAGGGCCAGTTGGAGCCGCTGGATATTGGGCCGTCCCCGAGCTGGCGCAACCTGCGCTTCCCGCTGGATCGCCTCCCCGAGGACGCCAACGTGGTGCGCATCAAGGCGGTGGATAACTCCCTCGACCCGGAGCAGTGGTTGGCGTTTACCCCGCCGCGCGTGCCGACGCTGAAGTCCCTCAACGAGGTAGTCGGCAGTGAGCAGCCGGGCCTGCTGGACTGGTCGGTCGCCCTGCAGTTCCCCTGCCAGCGCCCCTTCGATCACTATGTGGGCGTGGCTGAGGCCCCGCAGTTCCGTATCTCCCCGGACCACGCCGGCAAGGTCACCCTCTCGCCCTGGCAGGACTACGCCGGTGGTGGCGTGATGGGTATCGCCGAGGCGATCAATACCTCCGTTGAGGTTCCGGCTTACCTCAAGGATGACTGGGGTCGCGACTGGGGTTCCCTGGAGCGCTACCGCTTGCGCACCAACTCCCGTGGCGTGACCCCGGAGCAGGCCGAAATCACCGTTGAAGACATCACGCGGACCGGTTGGTGGAACCCTGGCCCGATGAAGATCTCCGACGACAACAAGGACTAG
- a CDS encoding glycosyltransferase, whose translation MLRVGDSVAAVIVTHRRAELLEKSLAVVAGQSRPVDWVIVVDNGCEDAVRDLVDRYAGERGVYLPSETNLGGAGGFAYGFLTALALGADAVWCADDDGRPEDQEVLGTLFECAARHGLDAVSPVVCNLDDPERLAFPLRRGVSWRRYRSELIDPEHPEDDLLEGIASLFNGALISAQAMERIGVPDYRLFIRGDEVEYHRRMVRSGIKFGTCLSTAYVHPDGSDEFKPILGGRMHTQYPDNAGKRFFTYRNRGYLMNQPGMRRLLPQEYARFGWFFLVQRKDPKGFVQWLKLHQLGRSERFERPHN comes from the coding sequence ATGTTGCGCGTAGGCGATTCGGTGGCGGCGGTGATTGTGACTCATCGTCGGGCTGAGCTGTTGGAGAAGTCGCTGGCGGTGGTGGCTGGCCAGTCCCGCCCGGTGGATTGGGTCATTGTGGTCGATAATGGCTGCGAGGATGCGGTGCGCGACCTGGTGGATCGCTATGCGGGCGAGCGGGGGGTGTATTTGCCGAGCGAAACGAATCTGGGTGGTGCGGGTGGTTTTGCCTATGGTTTTTTGACGGCGTTGGCGTTGGGGGCGGATGCGGTGTGGTGTGCCGATGATGATGGCCGCCCGGAGGATCAAGAGGTGCTGGGCACGCTGTTTGAGTGTGCGGCGCGTCATGGTTTGGATGCGGTGTCGCCGGTGGTGTGCAATTTGGATGATCCGGAGCGTTTGGCGTTTCCGTTGCGGCGTGGGGTGAGTTGGCGCAGGTATCGTTCGGAGCTGATTGATCCGGAGCATCCGGAGGATGATCTGTTGGAGGGGATTGCGTCGTTGTTTAATGGCGCGTTGATTTCGGCGCAGGCGATGGAGCGCATCGGGGTGCCGGATTATCGTTTGTTTATTCGTGGTGATGAGGTGGAGTATCACCGCCGGATGGTGCGCAGTGGCATTAAGTTCGGCACGTGTTTGTCGACGGCGTATGTGCATCCGGATGGGTCGGATGAGTTCAAGCCGATTTTGGGTGGGCGGATGCACACCCAGTACCCGGATAATGCGGGTAAGCGGTTTTTCACCTACCGCAATCGTGGCTATTTGATGAATCAGCCTGGGATGCGCCGGCTGTTGCCGCAGGAGTATGCCCGCTTTGGGTGGTTTTTCCTGGTGCAGCGCAAGGATCCGAAGGGGTTTGTGCAGTGGTTGAAGTTGCACCAGTTGGGCCGTAGTGAGCGTTTTGAGCGCCCCCACAACTAA
- a CDS encoding ABC transporter ATP-binding protein encodes MVSIDTYNACVDFPIFDAKSRSMKKAFLGAAGGAIGRNSDNVVVVEALKDINLHLKEGDRVGLVGHNGAGKSTLLRLLSGIYEPTRGSAHIRGRVAPVFDLGVGMDPEISGYENIIIRGLFLGQTRKQMKQKMDEIAEFSELGEYLAMPLRTYSTGMRIRLALGVVTSIEPEILLLDEGIGAVDAAFMAKARKRLEELVERSGILVFASHSNDFLAQLCDSALWVDHGQIREVGPVDDIVESYEGKGAADHVRRLLKRLEAERNGQSLPIVDDDE; translated from the coding sequence ATGGTTTCGATTGACACCTATAACGCGTGCGTGGATTTTCCCATTTTTGATGCGAAGTCCCGTTCGATGAAGAAGGCGTTTTTGGGCGCCGCTGGTGGTGCGATTGGCCGCAACAGTGACAACGTGGTTGTGGTTGAGGCGCTCAAGGACATTAATTTGCACCTCAAGGAGGGCGACCGGGTGGGTTTGGTCGGCCATAATGGTGCCGGCAAGTCGACGTTGTTGCGCCTGTTGTCGGGTATTTATGAGCCGACGCGGGGAAGTGCCCATATTCGGGGCCGGGTGGCCCCGGTGTTTGATTTGGGTGTGGGTATGGATCCGGAGATTTCGGGCTACGAGAACATCATTATTCGTGGCTTGTTTTTGGGCCAGACCCGCAAGCAGATGAAGCAGAAGATGGATGAGATCGCCGAGTTCAGTGAGCTGGGCGAGTATTTGGCGATGCCGTTGCGTACGTATTCGACGGGTATGCGGATCCGTTTGGCGTTGGGGGTTGTGACCTCGATTGAGCCGGAGATTTTGCTGCTTGATGAGGGCATTGGCGCGGTGGATGCGGCGTTTATGGCGAAGGCGCGTAAGCGCCTGGAGGAGCTGGTTGAGCGCTCGGGCATTTTGGTGTTTGCGTCGCACTCGAATGATTTTTTGGCGCAGCTGTGCGATTCGGCGTTGTGGGTGGATCATGGCCAGATCCGTGAGGTGGGCCCGGTGGATGACATTGTGGAGTCCTATGAGGGCAAGGGGGCTGCGGATCATGTGCGCCGGCTGTTGAAGCGTTTGGAGGCCGAGCGTAATGGCCAGAGCCTGCCGATCGTGGATGATGACGAGTAG
- a CDS encoding ABC transporter permease produces the protein MTAVDAEASPPSESKTFKAAWSDLVRGFFQHELWLQLGWQDIKQRYRRSVLGPLWITIATGVMAIALGLLYSVLFKIPVAEFLPHVTVGLIMWNFISGAMKEGSDIFIDNEGLIKQLPSALSVHCYRLVWKQTLFLAHNMVIWVILMLVFPRNLGWQVLLAFPALGLLVLNGVWVSMFFGIVATRYRDVSPLLEALTQLLFYVTPIVWTTQTLHEQGGAVSSRAKIAELNPLYHYMEVVRAPLIGAPVHAYNWVVVICCTVAGLLLALVAMRQWRFRVSYWV, from the coding sequence ATGACCGCAGTCGATGCTGAGGCGTCCCCGCCGAGCGAGTCGAAGACGTTTAAGGCTGCGTGGAGCGACCTAGTGCGCGGCTTTTTCCAGCATGAGCTGTGGCTGCAGCTGGGTTGGCAGGACATTAAGCAGCGCTATCGCCGTAGTGTGTTGGGCCCGTTGTGGATCACCATTGCCACTGGTGTGATGGCTATTGCGCTGGGTTTGTTGTATTCGGTGCTGTTTAAGATTCCGGTGGCCGAGTTCTTGCCGCACGTGACGGTGGGGTTGATCATGTGGAACTTCATCTCTGGTGCGATGAAGGAGGGCTCGGACATTTTCATCGATAACGAGGGGCTGATTAAGCAGCTGCCGTCGGCGTTGTCGGTGCATTGTTATCGCCTGGTGTGGAAGCAGACGTTGTTTTTGGCGCACAACATGGTCATTTGGGTGATCTTGATGTTGGTGTTCCCGCGCAATTTGGGGTGGCAGGTGTTGTTGGCGTTTCCGGCGCTGGGCCTGCTGGTGCTTAACGGGGTGTGGGTGTCGATGTTTTTCGGCATTGTGGCCACCCGTTATCGCGACGTGTCTCCCCTGTTGGAGGCGTTGACCCAGTTGCTGTTCTATGTGACTCCGATCGTGTGGACCACGCAGACGCTGCATGAGCAGGGTGGTGCGGTCAGTTCGCGGGCGAAGATCGCTGAGCTGAATCCGCTGTACCACTACATGGAGGTGGTGCGTGCCCCGTTGATTGGTGCGCCGGTGCACGCTTACAACTGGGTGGTGGTTATTTGCTGCACGGTTGCGGGTTTGTTGTTGGCGTTGGTGGCGATGCGTCAGTGGCGTTTCCGCGTCAGTTATTGGGTGTAG
- a CDS encoding galactan 5-O-arabinofuranosyltransferase, translating to MPNRIKRDSETDSPQESHTANGFLPLAEEYTDDVWSAGRSLLGIFAAGFGGGLATLIAWLILRHTHMPAFGGSQLSRAVATGTTVLLILTVMWLVVAYLGGSIPRWRRWISYLVFYLSPAGLVVTTTAIPLAATRLYMDGVTVDQGFRSQFLTHMANTTALTDMNYIDMPSYYPAAWFWMGGRLANLLGIPGWEVFQPWALVSIAAVGCMLVPVWQRLCGSLPVATAVALVTTSVVLVMSSDEPYAAVIALGAPAATVLGRRALSGARLSMLGIILFLGISASMYTLFTAVVAMSVVAVAAATAVFVERSLAPIIRLIFIGVASGLIALIVWGPYLWAVLQGRPRSGASATHYLPPSGTQIPLPMFSLSMLGVLCLLGFIFLVVRSQDRDVRAMGISLIVFYAWVIASMIATLAGGTLLGFRLDVIIALQLATAGVFAIAEMRMVGFDYFYPHMISPRVSRAITFIMVSLLSLGGISYAQNIPNKNADAIDLAYTDTDGYGERADRYPADSGKFYPEINNYLTGLGFEPGSTVVLTDEQNFMSFYPYRGFQAFTSHYANPLGEFDKRNLAIENLAEASWDGAGAFNKGLEELDWQPPEVFIFRDFKYDLAEDLYPNNPNVRFRGIYFNPDAFEGWTEKQIGPFIVVTKKR from the coding sequence ATGCCGAACCGAATCAAGCGGGACAGCGAGACCGACAGCCCGCAAGAGTCTCACACCGCTAATGGATTCTTGCCGCTCGCCGAGGAGTACACGGACGACGTGTGGAGCGCCGGCCGCTCACTGTTGGGCATCTTCGCGGCCGGTTTCGGCGGTGGCCTCGCCACGCTCATCGCATGGCTTATCCTGCGCCACACCCACATGCCGGCCTTCGGCGGCTCGCAGCTGTCCCGCGCCGTCGCCACCGGCACCACCGTGCTGCTCATCCTCACCGTCATGTGGCTGGTCGTCGCCTACCTCGGCGGCTCCATCCCCCGCTGGCGGCGCTGGATCAGCTACCTGGTGTTCTACCTCTCCCCCGCGGGCCTGGTGGTCACCACCACCGCCATCCCGCTCGCCGCAACCCGGCTCTACATGGACGGCGTGACCGTCGACCAGGGATTCCGCTCCCAGTTCTTGACCCACATGGCCAACACCACGGCCCTGACGGACATGAACTACATCGACATGCCGTCCTACTATCCGGCCGCCTGGTTCTGGATGGGCGGCCGCCTAGCGAACCTGCTCGGCATCCCCGGCTGGGAAGTATTCCAACCCTGGGCCCTGGTCAGCATCGCCGCCGTCGGCTGCATGCTCGTCCCCGTCTGGCAGCGCCTGTGCGGCAGCCTGCCCGTCGCCACCGCTGTCGCCCTAGTGACCACCTCCGTGGTGCTGGTGATGAGCTCCGACGAGCCCTACGCCGCCGTCATCGCGCTCGGCGCCCCCGCCGCCACCGTGCTCGGCCGCCGCGCCCTTTCCGGGGCGCGCCTGTCCATGCTCGGCATCATCCTGTTCCTCGGGATCTCCGCCAGCATGTACACCCTATTCACCGCGGTGGTCGCCATGTCGGTCGTCGCGGTGGCCGCCGCCACCGCAGTGTTCGTCGAACGCTCCCTGGCCCCCATCATCCGACTGATCTTCATCGGCGTCGCCTCCGGGCTGATCGCCCTGATTGTGTGGGGACCCTACCTGTGGGCCGTCCTCCAAGGCCGCCCCCGCTCCGGGGCCTCCGCCACCCACTACCTCCCACCCAGCGGCACCCAAATCCCGCTGCCGATGTTCTCCCTGTCCATGCTGGGCGTGCTGTGCCTGCTGGGATTCATCTTCCTCGTCGTGCGCTCCCAAGACCGCGACGTGCGCGCCATGGGCATCTCCCTGATCGTGTTCTACGCCTGGGTCATCGCCTCCATGATCGCCACCCTCGCCGGCGGCACCCTGCTCGGATTCCGCCTCGACGTCATCATCGCCCTGCAGCTGGCCACCGCCGGCGTGTTCGCCATAGCCGAAATGCGCATGGTCGGATTCGACTACTTCTACCCCCACATGATCAGCCCCCGCGTCAGCCGCGCCATCACCTTCATCATGGTGTCGCTGCTCTCGCTCGGCGGCATCTCCTACGCCCAAAACATCCCCAACAAAAACGCCGACGCCATCGACCTGGCCTACACCGACACCGACGGCTACGGCGAACGCGCCGACCGCTACCCCGCGGACTCCGGCAAGTTCTACCCCGAAATCAACAACTACCTCACCGGTCTAGGCTTCGAGCCGGGCAGTACCGTGGTGCTCACCGACGAACAAAACTTCATGTCCTTCTACCCCTACCGGGGATTCCAGGCGTTTACCTCCCACTACGCCAACCCGCTCGGCGAATTCGACAAACGCAACCTCGCGATCGAAAACCTCGCCGAAGCCTCCTGGGACGGCGCCGGCGCCTTCAACAAGGGGCTAGAAGAACTCGACTGGCAGCCGCCGGAGGTCTTCATCTTCCGCGACTTCAAGTACGACCTCGCCGAAGACCTCTACCCCAACAATCCCAACGTGCGTTTCCGCGGCATCTACTTCAACCCCGACGCCTTCGAAGGGTGGACCGAAAAACAAATCGGCCCCTTCATCGTCGTCACCAAAAAACGCTAG